From Yersinia hibernica, a single genomic window includes:
- the xylF gene encoding D-xylose ABC transporter substrate-binding protein, giving the protein MKFKNILLSACAALVMFSQPGFSKEIKIGMAIDDLRLERWQKDRDIFVNKAESLGAKVFVQSANGNEETQMSQIENMINRGVDVLVIIPYNGQVLSNVIAEAKREGIKVLAYDRMINNADIDFYISFDNEKVGELQAKSLVERVPQGNYFLMGGSPVDNNAKLFRQGQMTVLNPLIKEGKIKIVGDQWVDAWLPENALKIMENALTANNNNIDAVVASNDATAGGAIQALAAQGLAGKVAISGQDADLAAIKRIVAGTQTMTVYKPISKLANDAAEIAVTLGKGEEPKSNSKLNNGIKDVPAYLLTPIQVDKNNIDSTIIADGFHKKADIY; this is encoded by the coding sequence ATGAAATTTAAGAACATTTTACTCTCCGCATGTGCCGCGCTAGTCATGTTTAGTCAGCCCGGATTCAGTAAAGAAATTAAAATCGGTATGGCGATAGACGACCTCCGTCTTGAACGCTGGCAGAAAGACCGCGATATTTTTGTTAACAAAGCGGAGTCTCTCGGCGCTAAAGTATTTGTTCAATCGGCAAATGGCAATGAAGAAACTCAAATGTCGCAGATTGAAAATATGATTAACCGTGGTGTTGATGTGTTAGTTATTATTCCTTATAACGGGCAGGTGTTAAGTAATGTGATCGCCGAAGCAAAACGGGAGGGAATAAAAGTATTAGCTTATGACCGCATGATAAATAATGCTGATATTGATTTTTATATCTCTTTCGATAATGAAAAAGTCGGTGAGTTACAAGCTAAAAGTTTGGTTGAGCGAGTGCCACAGGGCAATTATTTCCTGATGGGCGGTTCGCCAGTCGACAACAATGCCAAACTGTTCCGTCAGGGGCAAATGACAGTGCTTAATCCATTGATAAAAGAAGGTAAAATAAAAATCGTCGGCGATCAGTGGGTTGATGCTTGGTTGCCGGAAAATGCATTGAAAATTATGGAAAATGCTTTAACAGCTAACAATAATAACATTGATGCTGTTGTGGCCTCTAATGATGCTACCGCAGGGGGCGCGATTCAGGCATTAGCTGCACAGGGCTTAGCGGGTAAAGTGGCTATTTCTGGGCAGGATGCTGATTTAGCGGCAATAAAACGTATTGTTGCTGGCACCCAAACCATGACGGTATATAAGCCAATCAGTAAATTAGCTAATGATGCTGCAGAAATTGCAGTAACATTAGGGAAAGGCGAAGAGCCAAAATCAAACAGTAAATTAAATAACGGTATAAAAGATGTCCCAGCTTATTTACTGACGCCAATTCAAGTAGATAAAAATAATATCGACAGCACAATTATTGCTGATGGTTTCCACAAGAAAGCTGATATTTATTAA
- the xylA gene encoding xylose isomerase — protein MQSYFDELEQVRYEGSQSTNPLAFHHYNPDEIILGKRMADHLRFAACYWHTFCWGGADMFGSNAFERPWQQSGDALALAKRKADVAFEFFHKLNVPYYCFHDVDVSPEGASLKEYLNNFAVMTDVLAEKQESSGVKLLWGTANCFTHPRYGAGAATNPDPEVFSWAATQVFTAMNATQKLGGENYVLWGGREGYETLLNTDLRQEREQIGRFMQMVVEHKHKTGFQGTLLIEPKPQEPTKHQYDYDVATVYGFLKQFGLEKEIKVNIEANHATLAGHSFHHEIASAIALGIFGSVDANRGDPQLGWDTDQFPNSVEENALVMFEILKAGGFTTGGLNFDAKVRRQSTDKYDLFYGHIGAMDTMALALKIAAKMIEDGQLDQQVAKRYAGWNTELGQQILKGKLSLEELARYAGQHNLNPRHHSGHQEQLENLVNRYIFG, from the coding sequence ATGCAATCTTATTTTGATGAATTAGAACAAGTGCGTTACGAGGGCAGCCAGAGCACTAACCCACTGGCATTTCATCACTACAATCCGGATGAAATTATCCTTGGTAAGCGCATGGCCGACCATTTACGGTTCGCCGCCTGTTACTGGCATACATTCTGCTGGGGTGGCGCGGATATGTTTGGCAGCAATGCCTTTGAGCGCCCATGGCAACAATCGGGAGACGCGCTGGCTCTAGCAAAACGCAAAGCCGATGTTGCTTTTGAATTCTTTCATAAACTGAATGTGCCTTATTACTGCTTCCATGATGTGGATGTATCGCCAGAGGGCGCATCTCTTAAAGAATATCTGAATAACTTCGCAGTAATGACCGATGTATTGGCTGAGAAGCAAGAGAGCAGCGGGGTGAAATTACTCTGGGGCACAGCCAACTGCTTCACCCACCCGCGCTACGGCGCTGGGGCCGCGACAAACCCCGACCCAGAAGTCTTTAGCTGGGCTGCTACCCAAGTCTTTACCGCCATGAATGCCACCCAAAAACTGGGTGGCGAAAACTATGTTTTATGGGGTGGACGCGAGGGTTACGAAACACTGTTAAATACAGACTTGCGACAAGAACGTGAGCAAATTGGCCGCTTTATGCAAATGGTGGTCGAACATAAGCACAAAACCGGTTTCCAGGGCACCTTGTTAATCGAGCCAAAACCACAAGAACCGACCAAACATCAGTATGATTATGATGTGGCAACTGTTTATGGTTTCCTCAAGCAATTTGGGCTGGAAAAAGAGATTAAAGTTAACATTGAAGCCAACCATGCCACTTTGGCTGGTCACTCTTTCCACCATGAGATTGCCAGTGCCATTGCATTGGGCATTTTTGGCTCAGTGGATGCAAACCGTGGTGACCCGCAGCTGGGTTGGGATACAGATCAGTTCCCAAACAGTGTCGAAGAGAATGCACTGGTCATGTTCGAAATTCTTAAAGCGGGTGGTTTTACGACCGGAGGCCTGAATTTTGATGCCAAAGTACGCCGCCAAAGCACAGATAAATATGACTTGTTCTACGGCCATATCGGCGCAATGGATACCATGGCATTGGCACTGAAAATTGCCGCGAAAATGATTGAAGATGGTCAATTAGATCAGCAAGTTGCTAAACGTTATGCCGGTTGGAATACCGAGCTCGGGCAGCAGATCCTAAAAGGAAAATTGTCATTGGAAGAGTTGGCTCGCTATGCCGGCCAACATAATCTGAACCCTCGCCACCACAGCGGGCATCAAGAGCAGCTGGAAAATCTGGTTAACCGCTATATCTTCGGCTGA
- the xylB gene encoding xylulokinase → MYLGIDLGTSGVKAILLAENGQVIASQGAALSVSRPHPLWSEQNPADWWQATDEAMQALAADHDLQQVKALGLTGQMHGATLLDKQHKVLRPAILWNDGRSFSQCQALEKAVPESRQITGNLMMPGFTAPKLKWLAEHEPDIFNRIDKVLLPKDYLRFLISGDFASDMSDAAGTMWLDVAKRNWSDEMLAACGLNRQHMPALFEGSQITGYVSADIAQRWGINSVPVIAGGGDNAAGAIGVGLYQAGQAMLSLGTSGVYFAVSDGFLSNPASAVHSFCHALPNTWHLMSVMLSAASCLDWACQLTGTESVPTLISAVENTPPADTPVWFLPYLSGERTPHNNPNAKGAFWGFTHQHGPTDLARAVLEGVGFALADGMDALHASGLQPKSVTLIGGGARSAYWRQMLADISGQTLEYRTGGDVGPALGAARLAQIALNPGVPLADLLPALPLEQTHLPDAQRHQDYAARRIIFKKLYRQLLPLCE, encoded by the coding sequence ATGTACCTTGGCATCGATCTAGGCACCTCCGGCGTTAAAGCCATTCTCCTGGCCGAAAACGGGCAAGTCATTGCCAGCCAAGGTGCAGCATTATCTGTCTCTCGCCCACATCCTTTATGGTCTGAGCAAAACCCGGCCGATTGGTGGCAAGCCACGGATGAAGCAATGCAAGCATTAGCCGCAGACCATGATTTGCAGCAGGTCAAAGCACTCGGGCTGACGGGCCAAATGCACGGCGCAACCTTACTGGATAAACAACATAAGGTGCTGCGCCCGGCCATTTTATGGAATGATGGCCGCAGTTTTTCCCAGTGTCAGGCGCTAGAAAAGGCGGTGCCGGAATCTCGCCAGATTACCGGCAATCTGATGATGCCGGGTTTTACTGCGCCGAAGCTGAAATGGTTGGCAGAACATGAGCCAGATATTTTCAATCGCATTGATAAAGTGCTGTTACCAAAAGATTATTTGCGTTTTCTAATCAGTGGTGACTTTGCCAGTGATATGTCTGATGCCGCCGGAACAATGTGGCTCGATGTGGCAAAACGCAACTGGAGCGATGAAATGCTGGCGGCTTGCGGCCTCAATCGCCAGCACATGCCCGCACTATTTGAAGGCAGCCAGATAACCGGCTATGTCAGTGCTGATATCGCCCAGCGCTGGGGGATCAATTCTGTGCCCGTCATTGCGGGCGGTGGTGATAATGCCGCCGGTGCCATCGGCGTTGGTCTATATCAAGCCGGGCAAGCGATGTTATCGCTGGGTACCTCTGGCGTCTATTTTGCGGTCAGTGATGGCTTCCTAAGTAACCCCGCCAGTGCAGTACACAGTTTTTGCCATGCTTTGCCCAATACTTGGCACTTAATGTCAGTGATGTTGAGCGCAGCATCTTGTCTTGATTGGGCTTGCCAACTCACCGGCACTGAGAGTGTTCCAACCCTGATTAGCGCAGTGGAAAATACGCCGCCAGCGGATACGCCAGTGTGGTTCCTGCCCTATCTTTCCGGTGAACGCACGCCGCATAATAATCCGAATGCTAAAGGGGCTTTCTGGGGCTTTACTCACCAACATGGCCCAACGGATTTAGCCCGGGCGGTATTGGAGGGGGTCGGGTTTGCCTTAGCCGACGGGATGGATGCCCTGCATGCCAGTGGGTTGCAGCCTAAATCAGTGACATTAATTGGCGGTGGCGCGCGCAGTGCTTATTGGCGACAAATGTTGGCGGATATTAGTGGCCAGACTTTAGAATATCGAACTGGAGGTGATGTTGGGCCTGCATTGGGTGCCGCCCGGTTAGCGCAAATTGCCCTCAATCCTGGCGTCCCATTAGCCGATTTATTACCTGCACTGCCATTGGAACAAACTCATTTGCCAGATGCACAGCGCCATCAGGATTATGCGGCGCGTCGGATTATCTTCAAAAAACTTTATCGGCAATTACTGCCATTATGTGAATAA
- a CDS encoding fimbrial biogenesis chaperone, with protein MKSLNNTMLIRRNHQLNKILMGIILLIATMVSEAAINLDRTRIIFNSTDTSVSVTLQNTSEKLPYLTQSWLENIAGQKVDGPLSVLPPIKRIDAGQESVVRIISLPNIEQLATDRETLFYFNVREIPPKNAMADAVQIAIQSKIKLFYRPASIKADYKDAWQEKLQFTPQGEVLDIHNPTPYYVTLGHLNRDNRGNFPGFDSVMIAPFGTESVNTPGYNGKHYSIGYMDDFGQMIIRRVNCSTGHCQIQAAKKS; from the coding sequence ATGAAAAGCCTTAATAACACGATGCTAATCAGGAGAAATCATCAGTTAAATAAAATCCTAATGGGGATAATACTGCTGATTGCCACGATGGTGAGTGAGGCGGCAATAAATTTGGACAGAACGCGGATTATTTTCAATAGCACCGACACCTCCGTCAGTGTCACTCTGCAAAATACAAGTGAGAAATTACCCTATTTGACGCAATCCTGGTTGGAGAATATAGCCGGGCAAAAAGTGGATGGCCCATTGTCTGTCTTGCCGCCAATAAAGCGGATTGATGCGGGCCAGGAAAGTGTGGTGCGCATCATCTCGTTACCGAATATTGAGCAATTAGCCACTGACCGTGAGACTTTATTCTATTTTAATGTGCGCGAAATACCGCCAAAAAATGCAATGGCTGATGCGGTACAAATTGCCATTCAAAGTAAAATAAAGTTATTTTATCGGCCGGCGTCGATTAAAGCGGATTACAAGGATGCTTGGCAGGAGAAATTACAGTTCACTCCACAAGGCGAAGTGCTTGATATTCATAACCCTACACCATATTACGTCACATTAGGACATTTAAACCGGGATAATCGCGGTAATTTCCCCGGTTTTGATAGTGTTATGATTGCACCGTTTGGCACTGAGTCAGTTAATACGCCCGGATATAATGGCAAGCACTATAGCATCGGTTATATGGATGATTTTGGTCAGATGATTATTCGCCGGGTTAATTGCTCAACTGGCCATTGCCAAATCCAGGCTGCAAAAAAAAGTTAA
- a CDS encoding isochorismatase family protein: MTNSALLIIDVQQSFEHKSFWQPQDIPAFAAALNQLIVGCKQRGVALVDVFHVAPEGPFSLASGYVKPMSLVSHQADVTVQKRVHNALTDSGLDQWLRERQINHLIIAGMRTEQCCETTARVASDLGYQVTFVTQATLTFPMTQPNGVLLSSAELKLRTETVLADRFATIHTVAQTLAALDSQPPAAIFAEKTAHWQPQPYLPRVITPAGIRNLNHWQLKCYVIRYSQAQGAAPDYAPAYQLVGQWLPHDAETVDRPGVGFVIEHQGKTLNYLIVGWWDNENELRVKVWVQQQGVWRAARDESFCVWDLQVMAFERNAFVDTLLQHTPDIPAYMNRYLTVTVD, translated from the coding sequence ATGACAAACAGCGCATTACTGATAATTGACGTCCAACAGTCTTTTGAACATAAATCTTTTTGGCAGCCACAAGATATTCCCGCATTTGCGGCGGCGCTGAACCAACTTATTGTGGGCTGTAAACAGCGGGGAGTGGCGCTGGTAGATGTCTTCCATGTAGCACCCGAAGGCCCATTTTCACTGGCTTCCGGCTATGTTAAGCCCATGTCACTGGTTTCCCATCAAGCGGATGTGACGGTGCAAAAGCGGGTACATAATGCGCTGACAGATTCAGGGCTGGACCAATGGCTGAGAGAGCGCCAGATAAATCATCTGATTATTGCGGGAATGCGCACAGAACAATGTTGTGAGACGACAGCGCGGGTGGCGTCAGATTTGGGTTATCAAGTCACTTTTGTCACCCAGGCCACACTGACATTTCCGATGACTCAGCCCAATGGCGTACTCCTGAGCAGTGCAGAATTAAAGTTACGGACAGAAACCGTGCTCGCCGACCGGTTTGCGACCATTCATACCGTGGCACAAACACTGGCAGCACTGGATTCACAACCGCCAGCAGCAATCTTCGCTGAAAAAACAGCACATTGGCAGCCGCAACCTTATTTGCCACGGGTTATCACCCCCGCCGGCATTAGAAATCTTAATCACTGGCAGCTGAAATGCTATGTGATTCGTTATTCACAAGCTCAGGGGGCGGCGCCCGATTATGCCCCAGCTTATCAACTCGTGGGGCAGTGGCTACCTCATGATGCAGAAACTGTCGATCGCCCCGGCGTAGGTTTTGTGATTGAGCATCAGGGAAAAACCCTGAATTATCTGATTGTTGGGTGGTGGGATAACGAAAACGAATTGCGCGTGAAAGTCTGGGTACAGCAGCAGGGAGTCTGGCGTGCGGCGCGTGATGAATCTTTCTGCGTGTGGGATTTACAGGTAATGGCCTTTGAGCGCAATGCTTTTGTTGATACTTTGCTACAGCATACTCCGGATATTCCGGCTTATATGAACCGTTATCTGACGGTAACTGTGGACTAA
- a CDS encoding GlxA family transcriptional regulator has product MQRNVYFLLLPGVLSLDLTGPAETLRLAGSFNLCYISPLPEVMSSTEMMLGQLQPLPENLPPGSLLVVPGVSDSRHYFATETAAIARQWLQQQKTAIAEQKTILVCVCSGALLAAQAGLLDGYQCTTHHHVLERLRQQAPAAQTKENRIFVEDRGVYTSAGITAGIDLSLHLISRFCSPQTALEVAREMVVYFRRSGDDPQLSPWLRYRNHLHPAVHRAQDVMSAEPQAEWSLLQVAQKAHVSSRHLTRLFREHVGISVREFHEQLRVAVAEVRLQQGFTLEKAALAAGFSSSRQLRRAQHRGKIVAN; this is encoded by the coding sequence ATGCAACGAAATGTCTATTTTCTCTTGCTGCCCGGCGTGCTGTCGCTGGATTTAACTGGCCCCGCTGAAACATTGCGCTTGGCGGGGTCATTTAACCTTTGCTATATCAGCCCATTGCCTGAGGTGATGTCTTCCACCGAAATGATGCTGGGCCAGTTGCAGCCGCTCCCCGAGAACTTACCGCCAGGTAGCTTACTGGTTGTTCCTGGTGTGAGCGATTCGCGCCACTACTTTGCGACAGAAACCGCCGCAATAGCCCGCCAGTGGTTACAGCAGCAGAAAACCGCCATTGCCGAGCAAAAAACCATATTGGTTTGCGTCTGTTCTGGAGCATTGTTGGCGGCCCAAGCAGGGCTACTGGATGGCTATCAATGCACAACTCATCATCATGTTCTTGAGCGATTGCGCCAACAAGCTCCAGCGGCGCAAACCAAAGAAAATCGTATTTTTGTTGAAGATCGCGGGGTATATACCAGTGCCGGAATTACTGCCGGTATTGACCTATCCTTACATCTGATTAGCCGTTTTTGTAGCCCGCAAACTGCGCTAGAAGTGGCGCGCGAGATGGTGGTTTATTTCCGCCGTTCTGGCGATGACCCGCAACTTTCGCCATGGCTGCGCTACCGCAACCATCTCCACCCCGCAGTGCATCGGGCGCAGGATGTCATGTCCGCCGAACCACAAGCTGAGTGGTCGCTGCTCCAAGTCGCGCAGAAAGCCCATGTGAGTAGCCGCCATTTAACCCGCTTATTTCGCGAACATGTCGGGATAAGTGTGCGCGAATTTCATGAACAGTTGCGGGTCGCCGTGGCAGAAGTTCGTCTGCAACAAGGGTTTACTCTGGAGAAAGCGGCACTGGCGGCCGGATTTTCCTCCAGCCGCCAGCTGCGGCGCGCACAACACCGCGGAAAAATAGTGGCTAACTGA
- a CDS encoding acyltransferase, with translation MTNKIGWIDNLRAVACIMVVMIHATTYYVTSGAQVGEVNWDIANLLNSASRACVPVFFMISGYLFLGEKSAKQKHFTRIGLCLLFYSLIALIYISTLTPINGLASLKSILQKPVFYHLWFFYAIIVIYLVSPLINVKPVSGRYVAVAILLLAVVANPQTSKYSIGGFQLLPINLYIYGDTFYYLLYALLGRAIGMLETRGRAISWGAALLFIVSVILIAISTEKQTRINGSFADTFYMYCGPLVFMAAVSLLVWFKNCLNQPIGWLSWLAGHSLAIYGFHALIIHFIRTHHYDFTGYPVLDIFYVFALALTLSTLLSMGLQRIDRRRLVS, from the coding sequence ATGACCAATAAGATTGGCTGGATTGATAATCTGCGGGCTGTCGCCTGCATTATGGTGGTCATGATCCATGCTACGACCTATTATGTCACCAGTGGTGCGCAAGTGGGGGAGGTCAATTGGGATATTGCTAACCTGCTGAATTCGGCTTCCCGTGCCTGTGTGCCGGTGTTTTTTATGATCTCCGGTTATCTGTTTTTGGGTGAAAAAAGTGCCAAGCAAAAGCATTTTACCCGTATTGGGTTGTGTCTGCTGTTTTACAGTTTAATTGCGCTTATCTACATTTCGACCCTGACCCCGATTAATGGTTTGGCGTCGCTAAAAAGTATTCTGCAAAAACCGGTGTTTTATCATTTGTGGTTTTTCTACGCCATTATTGTGATTTATCTGGTCTCACCGCTGATTAATGTCAAACCGGTATCTGGCCGCTATGTGGCGGTCGCGATTCTGTTGCTGGCCGTGGTCGCCAATCCGCAGACCAGCAAATACTCAATCGGCGGCTTTCAGTTACTGCCAATAAATCTCTATATCTACGGCGATACTTTCTATTATCTGCTGTACGCGCTGTTGGGGCGGGCTATCGGCATGCTGGAGACGCGGGGGCGCGCCATCAGTTGGGGCGCGGCATTATTGTTTATCGTGAGCGTGATATTGATTGCCATCTCGACCGAGAAACAGACGCGCATTAATGGCAGTTTCGCGGATACATTCTATATGTACTGTGGCCCATTGGTCTTTATGGCGGCGGTATCTCTGCTGGTGTGGTTTAAAAATTGTCTGAATCAGCCGATTGGCTGGTTGAGTTGGCTTGCTGGGCATTCGCTGGCTATTTATGGTTTCCATGCACTGATTATTCATTTTATCCGCACTCATCATTATGATTTTACGGGGTATCCGGTACTGGATATTTTCTATGTCTTCGCGCTGGCCTTAACTTTGAGCACGTTATTGTCGATGGGATTGCAGCGTATTGATCGGCGGCGGTTAGTCAGTTAG
- a CDS encoding MFS transporter: protein MQTSLSPATRLGRRALLFPLCLVLFEFAAYIANDMIQPGMLAVVADFNASIEWVPTSMTAYLAGGMFLQWLLGPLSDRRGRRPVMLVGVAFFVVTCLAILLVTTIEQFIAMRFLQGIGLCFIGAVGYATIQESFEEAVCIKITALMANVALIAPLLGPLAGAALIHVAPWQSMFVIFAVLGAISFVGLWRAMPETASRKGEKLSVGAMWHDYKQVLANRRFLCGSLALGFASLPLLTWIAQSPVILISGEQLSTVEYGVLQVPIFGALIIGNLTLAKLSGKTSIPQLIRYGAGPMIIGLMIAAGSTLYSSHAYLWMTAGLSLYAFGIGLANAGLVRLTLFSSDISKGTVSAAMGMINMMVFTLGIEFAKVAYLWGNSGIFNLFNLISGLLWLALVMIFIRRQPDSLVAE, encoded by the coding sequence ATGCAAACTTCATTATCCCCCGCGACGCGTTTAGGTCGACGGGCGCTTTTATTTCCCTTGTGTTTGGTATTATTCGAATTTGCCGCCTATATCGCCAACGATATGATTCAGCCCGGAATGCTGGCCGTGGTCGCAGATTTTAATGCCAGCATTGAGTGGGTTCCAACCTCCATGACAGCATATCTGGCTGGTGGCATGTTTCTGCAATGGCTTTTAGGGCCATTGTCGGATCGCCGTGGACGTCGCCCGGTCATGCTGGTTGGTGTCGCATTCTTTGTGGTGACGTGCCTTGCCATATTATTGGTCACCACAATTGAACAATTTATCGCCATGCGTTTCTTGCAAGGTATCGGTTTGTGCTTTATCGGCGCAGTCGGCTACGCCACTATTCAGGAATCATTTGAAGAGGCGGTGTGTATCAAAATCACCGCGTTAATGGCCAATGTGGCATTAATTGCTCCGTTACTTGGCCCTTTGGCGGGTGCCGCCCTGATTCATGTCGCCCCATGGCAGTCCATGTTTGTAATATTTGCCGTGCTGGGGGCGATTTCATTTGTGGGCTTGTGGCGTGCCATGCCAGAAACCGCCTCACGCAAAGGAGAAAAGTTGTCGGTAGGAGCAATGTGGCACGATTATAAGCAAGTGCTCGCCAACCGCCGTTTCTTGTGCGGCTCTCTGGCTCTGGGCTTTGCCAGCTTGCCCTTACTGACATGGATTGCCCAATCTCCGGTGATTCTCATCAGCGGTGAGCAGCTCTCAACTGTGGAATACGGTGTCTTGCAGGTTCCGATTTTCGGGGCGCTGATTATCGGTAACCTGACACTGGCGAAATTGAGCGGTAAAACCAGTATTCCGCAACTTATCCGCTATGGTGCTGGCCCGATGATTATTGGCCTGATGATTGCGGCGGGCTCAACCCTCTATTCATCCCATGCTTATTTGTGGATGACCGCGGGCCTGAGCCTCTATGCCTTTGGTATCGGCCTGGCGAATGCCGGTTTAGTGCGGCTGACGCTATTTTCCAGTGATATCAGCAAAGGGACGGTATCAGCCGCCATGGGGATGATCAATATGATGGTCTTCACCTTGGGCATTGAGTTTGCCAAAGTGGCCTATCTGTGGGGCAACAGCGGCATTTTCAATCTGTTCAACTTAATCAGTGGGTTACTGTGGCTGGCTTTAGTCATGATTTTTATCCGCCGCCAACCAGACTCATTGGTTGCAGAGTAA
- the selB gene encoding selenocysteine-specific translation elongation factor yields MIIATAGHVDHGKTTLLQALTGVNADRLPEEKQRGMTIDLGYAYWPQPDGNIIGFIDVPGHEKFLANMLAGVGGINHALLVVACDDGVMAQTREHLAILRLTGRPTLTVALTKADRVDDERIAQVRQQVMAELLAQGWQAEQVTLFVTAATAERGIRELRAHLARCNQQDADNSRLQRRFRLAVDRAFSVKGAGLVVTGTALAGKVAVGDTLWLTGSDGPVRVRGIHAQNQDTQQAQAGQRIALNITGAVSKEQISRGDWLLAQQPPEAVDRVLVIVDADEPIQHWQPLHLHHAASHITGRFSLLNNPQPDAKNPVILAELLLDTPLWLVENDSLILRDIAAKKTLGGARVIHLAAPKRGKRQPAFLAWLTALAQATTDRAVLALHLAQGPVSVGKFSWARQLNSHDMATLLAGTDCVVAGDIALSSPHAQQAQQTLLHVLCLYHQQYSDQLGLGRARLRRMALPTLDEALVFRLIDNMLAQGALKNTRGWLHLPEHGLGFTEQEQALWQQVAPYFADAPWWVRDLATELGRDESEVRALLRKAAQLGYITAIVADRYYLSQRIEQFADLIRELDASQGSASTTDFRDRLGIGRKLAIQILEFFDRSGFTRRRGNDHLLRDRGLFSSVN; encoded by the coding sequence ATGATTATTGCAACTGCGGGTCATGTTGACCACGGTAAAACCACGCTTTTACAGGCGCTTACCGGCGTTAATGCCGACCGCTTGCCGGAAGAAAAACAGCGCGGTATGACTATTGACTTGGGTTATGCCTATTGGCCTCAACCTGATGGCAACATTATCGGGTTTATTGATGTTCCTGGACATGAGAAATTTCTGGCCAATATGTTGGCGGGCGTGGGCGGCATCAATCATGCATTGCTGGTGGTGGCCTGTGATGATGGTGTGATGGCGCAAACCCGTGAGCATCTGGCTATTCTGCGACTGACGGGCCGCCCGACATTAACCGTCGCGCTGACCAAGGCTGACCGAGTGGATGACGAGCGTATCGCGCAGGTGCGCCAGCAGGTGATGGCTGAGCTGTTAGCCCAAGGCTGGCAGGCCGAGCAAGTCACACTGTTTGTCACGGCGGCGACGGCCGAACGTGGTATCCGCGAATTGCGCGCGCATCTGGCACGCTGCAATCAGCAAGATGCAGATAATAGCCGGTTGCAGCGGCGTTTTCGTCTGGCAGTCGACCGCGCATTCAGTGTGAAAGGCGCAGGTTTAGTGGTCACCGGCACGGCACTCGCGGGCAAAGTGGCGGTGGGTGATACCCTATGGCTCACGGGCAGCGACGGCCCGGTGCGGGTGCGGGGCATACATGCTCAAAATCAGGATACCCAGCAAGCGCAAGCGGGTCAGCGTATCGCGCTAAATATCACCGGCGCTGTCAGCAAGGAACAAATCAGTCGGGGCGATTGGCTATTGGCGCAGCAGCCACCTGAAGCCGTGGATCGGGTATTGGTTATCGTCGATGCCGATGAACCCATACAGCACTGGCAACCTCTGCATTTACATCATGCCGCCAGCCATATTACTGGGCGCTTCTCTCTGCTCAACAATCCTCAACCTGATGCTAAGAACCCAGTAATACTGGCCGAGCTATTGCTGGATACCCCTCTGTGGCTGGTTGAGAATGATAGTCTTATCCTGCGGGATATTGCTGCGAAGAAGACATTGGGCGGGGCGCGAGTCATTCATCTGGCTGCGCCCAAACGCGGTAAACGGCAACCAGCATTTTTAGCCTGGTTAACTGCATTGGCGCAGGCCACAACAGACCGCGCAGTGCTGGCATTGCATTTGGCGCAAGGCCCGGTTTCTGTGGGCAAGTTCAGTTGGGCGCGTCAGCTTAACAGCCATGATATGGCAACATTATTGGCGGGTACTGACTGTGTTGTTGCTGGCGATATTGCATTGTCTAGCCCGCATGCCCAGCAAGCACAACAAACCTTATTGCATGTTTTATGTCTTTATCATCAACAGTATAGTGACCAGCTAGGGTTAGGGCGGGCACGTTTGCGGCGCATGGCATTGCCGACATTGGACGAAGCGCTGGTGTTTCGTTTGATTGACAATATGCTGGCCCAGGGCGCATTAAAAAACACGCGCGGCTGGTTACATTTACCAGAGCATGGGCTGGGGTTTACTGAGCAAGAACAGGCGCTATGGCAGCAAGTGGCTCCCTATTTTGCTGATGCTCCATGGTGGGTGCGGGATTTAGCCACCGAGCTGGGAAGGGATGAAAGTGAGGTGCGCGCTCTGCTACGCAAAGCTGCGCAACTGGGCTACATCACCGCCATTGTCGCGGATCGCTATTATCTGAGTCAGCGTATTGAGCAGTTTGCTGATTTGATTCGTGAATTGGATGCCAGCCAAGGTAGCGCCAGCACCACAGATTTCCGCGATAGGCTGGGGATAGGCCGCAAGCTGGCGATTCAAATCCTGGAGTTTTTCGACCGCAGCGGCTTCACCCGTCGTCGGGGCAATGACCATCTATTACGCGACCGCGGATTGTTTTCTTCTGTGAATTGA